The window GACCATTTCGAGGAATTCAAACAGAAGAAATATCTCGATCTCAGCAAGAAACTGAAGATCTCCCTTAAAGAAGTACAGGCCCAGGCGGCGGTGATCGGGACCCTCAACCCCAAACCTGGCCTCGACGTGATCGTCGATAATCCGCATTACGTGATCCCCGACCTCGTCGTCGATCTGGTCGGGGAGAAATACGTGATCTATCTGAATGATCGCAATGTCCCGCGTCTGAGGATCAGCCAGTCGTACAAGGATGAGCTGCAGCGGGATTCCGGTATAAGCAGCGAGACCCGCGATTTCATTCAGGGAAGGCTCAAGAACGCCAAATGGCTTATACAGACGATAGAGCAACGCCGCAGAACGATGATAAAGGTGATGCAGTGCATTGTGGAGGAACAGAAGGAGTTCTTTGAAAAAGGGACGGCCGCTCTGAAACCGCTCACCCTGCAGCAGGTGGCAAGCCGTATTGACATGCACGAGTCGACGGTAAGCCGCGTTACTACGAACAAATATGTCCAGACTCCCAAGGGAGTATTCGAGCTGAAATTCTTCTTCAGTTCCTCTCTCGGGACACAGTCCGGTGAAGAGGTCTCCGCCAAGAGCGCCAAGGTGAAGATCCAGGGGATCATTGCCAAGGAAAATCCAAAAAAACCGCTGAGCGATCAGAAGATCGCCGATATCCTGGAGAAAGACGGTCTGATCATAGCGAGAAGAACCGTCGCGAAGTACAGGGAACAGCTTGGAATACTACCAGCAAGGCACCGCAAGGAATATTAGTAGATTTTACCAGTGGGGTATCTGACGATAAATGATTCGATCTGTCGATGAGAATGCTACAAAAAGGCTTCCTTCCTGGCTGAGGAGGAAGATACCTCTTCTCAGCGAATCGGCCCGTATCGAGGGAACGATCAGGAGAAGGGGCCTTCATACTATCTGCAGGGAAGGTCTGTGCCCGAACAGGGGCGAATGCTATTCAAAGGGAAAAGTCACTTTCATGATGCTCGGTGATACCTGTACGAGAGGATGCGCTTTCTGTTCAGTGCGAAAAGGCATACCTTCCGATCCCGACCCGGACGAGCCCGAGCGGATAGCCGATGCCGCCGGAGAACTCGGTCTGGACCACGTGATCGTGACGTCAGTGACAAGAGACGATCTTCCTGACGGGGGAGCCGCGGCTTATGCCGATCTTATCAGAGAACTGAAAAAACTCGATCCGGTTCCCGTCATCGAGGTGCTTGTTCCCGATTTTCAGGGCAGGACCGGGTCTATCGAGACTGTCCTCGACGCGGGACCGGATATTTTCTCTCATAACATGGAGACTGTTAGAAGGCTCTATCCAGAGGTAAGAAAAGGATCCGATTATGACAGATCATTGAATCTTCTCAGGAATGTGAAAGACCGAAAGGAGGTCCTGACGAAATCGTCATTCATGCTCGGACTTGGAGAAACGTTCGATGAGGTGCTCGGCGCGATGGATGATATTCGTCGAGCAGGATGTGATTTTACCGCGATCGGACAGTATCTCCGGCCAGGCGTCAGACAGGTGCCGGTAAAGGAGTATATAGTTCCGGAGAGGTTCGAATGGCTTGAAAAAAAGGGGTACGAGATGGGTTTTGCCGAAGTGTCGGCGGGTCCCCTCGTGCGTAGTTCCTATCAGGAAAACAGGCTCGATATGATACGAAAGCCTGGGCCGGATAAGACGGACATTTGATAGGAGGAGGAGTACACGATGAATCTGACCACCACAGCAAGACATTTCGAGACAGATTCCATACTTATGGAGCATATTGAAGAGAGAGTATACAGGTTGAAAAGGTATTTCGATCAGATCCTTAACGTCGATGTCATCATGTCAGTAGAGAAATTCCGTCATATCGCCGAAATAAATGTCCATGTCAACGGTCATGATTTCAACGCCAAGGAAGAATCGAACGAGATGGCCGTCTCCATAGACAAGGCTACCAAAAACCTTGAGAGGCAGATCAAGAAATTCAAGCAGAGGCTGAAAGCGAGCCATCAGAAGACAAAGCGACTGGAGAACAATATTAAACCGCAGGAACTGATCATCAAGGCGGACAGCATAGGAAGCGAGAGCGGCATCGAAATAATGGAACCGATAGCTCATGACGTGAGAGAACTCTCCATCGAGGAGGCTATTCTTTCTCTCAAGAAGAGCGAGATAGATTTTTCCCTTTTCAAAAACTCGCAAACAGGTAAAATGAACTTCGTCTATAAACGTTCAGACGGAGATTTCGGGGTGATCGATACTTCGTAAAGATGCCACTTTCAGGGAGAGATGGAGGGTTCAATTGGTCAAGGAGCATTCTGTCAGGTCGTTCTATGAAGACAACAGGGAAGAATTCCATCTGGAAGTGCTGACGAAGGGGCTTGAAAGCAAGATCCCGATCACCACTTCCGATATACACAGGCCAGCCTTCGCTCTCACTGGATTCATGGAGAACTATCTTTACGAAAGGATCCAGAT of the Candidatus Krumholzibacteriota bacterium genome contains:
- the rpoN gene encoding RNA polymerase factor sigma-54, which codes for MEMKMGMRLGMSQRLVMTPRLQQALKLLQMPTLELQQVLKQEILQNPLLEEVDEVIDSAEDDDKDDDEKEKEPADSTDDKDEWDDFYDTAWNSGGNAEVEEKEDFVERVPVAKQTFSEYLFNQLRLSSEDEKILEIGEFIIGSLDDSGYLTMPVVDIARTFGTEESEVESVLKLIQTFDPVGVGARDLRECLLIQLKAKNLEDSLTARIVSDHFEEFKQKKYLDLSKKLKISLKEVQAQAAVIGTLNPKPGLDVIVDNPHYVIPDLVVDLVGEKYVIYLNDRNVPRLRISQSYKDELQRDSGISSETRDFIQGRLKNAKWLIQTIEQRRRTMIKVMQCIVEEQKEFFEKGTAALKPLTLQQVASRIDMHESTVSRVTTNKYVQTPKGVFELKFFFSSSLGTQSGEEVSAKSAKVKIQGIIAKENPKKPLSDQKIADILEKDGLIIARRTVAKYREQLGILPARHRKEY
- the lipA gene encoding lipoyl synthase, whose translation is MIRSVDENATKRLPSWLRRKIPLLSESARIEGTIRRRGLHTICREGLCPNRGECYSKGKVTFMMLGDTCTRGCAFCSVRKGIPSDPDPDEPERIADAAGELGLDHVIVTSVTRDDLPDGGAAAYADLIRELKKLDPVPVIEVLVPDFQGRTGSIETVLDAGPDIFSHNMETVRRLYPEVRKGSDYDRSLNLLRNVKDRKEVLTKSSFMLGLGETFDEVLGAMDDIRRAGCDFTAIGQYLRPGVRQVPVKEYIVPERFEWLEKKGYEMGFAEVSAGPLVRSSYQENRLDMIRKPGPDKTDI
- the raiA gene encoding ribosome-associated translation inhibitor RaiA, with the translated sequence MNLTTTARHFETDSILMEHIEERVYRLKRYFDQILNVDVIMSVEKFRHIAEINVHVNGHDFNAKEESNEMAVSIDKATKNLERQIKKFKQRLKASHQKTKRLENNIKPQELIIKADSIGSESGIEIMEPIAHDVRELSIEEAILSLKKSEIDFSLFKNSQTGKMNFVYKRSDGDFGVIDTS